The Fuscovulum sp. sequence ATCCTCCCCCTCACCCCCCTCCAGCCAGTCATCCCCCTCGCCACCGTCCAGCCGGTCCACCCCATCCCCGCCGATCAGCCGGTCATCGCCCGCCTCGCCAAACAGGCTGTCACTCCCCAGCCCGCCGAACAGCAGATCATCCCCCAAACCGCCCGCCAGATCGTCATTGCCCGCCTCACCCAGAACCGAGTCATCGCCCAGCCCCGCCCGGATCACCTCATTCCCAGCCCCGGCAAGGATCGTATCATTGCCCGCGCCGTCGACGAAGACATCCTCCCCCTCACCCCCCTCCAGCCAGTCATCCCCCTCGCCACCGTCCAGCCGGTCCACCCCATCCCCGCCGACCAGCCGGTCATTGCCCGCCTCGCCAAACAGGCTGTCATTGCCCGCGCCGCCTTCCAGCCTGTCGTCCCCGCTTCCGCCCCACAGCGCATCCTCGCCCAGTCCACCCAGAATCTGGTCATGCCCGGCCCCACCCCGGGCGGTGTCATGGCCACCCCCAGCCTCGATTGCATCCGCGCCATCGCCACCCTCCAGAACCTCGGCGTCATCGCCACCGATCAGCCGGTCATCGCCCGCCCCCCCATCCAGCGTATTGGCCCCCGCGCCGCCCAGCACCGTGTCATCCCCATCCTCGCCGAACAGCGCGTCCCGCCCCTCGGCCCCGACAAGGCTGTCATTCCCGGCCCCGCCGAACAGGCGGTTGTCGCCGCTATCCCCGGACAGACTGTCCGCGCCTTCCCCGCCAGACAGCAGATCATCACCATTGCCCCCGATCAGGGCGTCATTCCCCGCCCCGCCCAGCAGCGTATCCGCGCCGCCCCGGCCGTTCAGCGTGTCATTCCCGCCTCCCCCTTCCAGCCGGTCCGCCCCGGCGCGACCGGACAGGTTCACACCCGTGCCCACCGGATCGGGCGGCGGGTCAGGGTCCGGCGGGTCCGGGTCCGGTGGCTCCTCGATCACCGGCGCCGGATCGAACAGCACCCGCCCGTTGCGCCCGAATTCCAGCGCCATCACCTCTGCCACCGTCAGGGGGCGGCCCGATGCCGTGCGGATCTCCAACTCTTCGCCCGCAAAGCGCAATACCGCCCCCGTCGCGGTCACCGTCACCGCCAACTGCCCCGCATGGCGAAAGAACGGCCATCCTGTCAGGTCGATCCGGTCCAGAGCAGGGTCGAAATCGGTGATCACGTCGCGCAGACCATCGGCGCGCATCACGAACAGATCGCCCCCTGCCCCCCCGGTCAGCACATCCACCCCCGCCCCGTCCAGGATCAGGTCACGCCCTGCGGCCCCCACCCGGCCCGGAACGCCCAACCCTGCCAGCGGCAGCGAAAGCTGCGTCACCCCCGCCTCCGCCCCCGACAGCACCATCACCTGCAAACTGTCGCCCACCACCACACCGCGCAGCGCGCTGATATTGGCCAGCCCCAGATCGGCCCGGTCGGCAAGGCTCGTCAGATGCACCAGCCGCCCCCCCGGCGTCAGGGCAAACAGCGTCAGCCCCTCATCCGCCCCGGCCGCCAGCACAAAGACCCAATCGCCCCGCACCACCACATCCAGCGCCGTGACACCCTGAAACCGCGTGCCCAATTCATCAAACACATGATCCACCGGCACCAGCGCCCCGCCCGCGCCGACACGAAACACCGTCAGGCTTGATGACCCGGCCGCCGCCGCGACCAGCCATGTCGCGCCAAAAGCCTCGACCGTCTGCAACGCGGTGATCCCCTGCATCGGCACGCCCTGCGCCTGCCCTGTCACCGCCCCCCGCGTCAGCGCACCCGTTGCCCCGACGATCAGCGTGGTGATGCCGTGTTCCACCCCCGATCCGGCAAAGACATAGCTCACACCCCCCACCTGCGCCCGCGCCAGCGCCACCACCCCGGCGAGCGCGAAGGCCCCCGCATCCGCCGCCACCGAAACCGGCGTCAGCGCGCCGCCCGCCCCGATGCGAAAACTTTCCACCCCGCTTCCGCTGTGCCGCGCGGCCAGCAGATAGGACTGCCCCGCCACCTCCACCGCGATCATCTCCACCGCCTGCGCTTGCATCGGTGCGCCCGGTTGCAGAAAGGCGGTCATCCCCCCCGCCCCTTGCGCCGTGGTGATCATGTCCACCGGCAGGCTGCCCGCCACGCCCCCCACGCTAACCCCCACCCGCGCATTGCCCTGCACCGCAAAGGACTGCACCACCGGCCCCGCCTCGCCCAGCCCAAGCAGCACGGTTTCATTCAGCACCGGATTGAACAGCCGGACCGTGGGAACAGTCCCCGGCTGCACCACTATCTCGCCATGCGTCCAAGGCTGCGCAAATCGCGCGCCAAGGGTCACCCCGACCCTCAGAAATTCAAACACGACACCCTCACCCACACCCGAAGGCCCAAACCCGAAGGCCCACACCCGAAAGCCCACACCCGAAAGCCTAGGTCAGACTGGCGCTGTCACGGTTAGGAATGCCTTAGGGAATGCGGGCAAATCCAAGGCCTTCCCCCCGGATTTTAGCGATCTGTTCACACAGTCGTCTCGGCCTCGGCGGGTGTGACCGGGCGGCGTTTGATCATCGCCTCGCGCCAGGTGATATAGCTGATCGCCCCGATGATGACCGCCCCTCCCAGCAGGACGAACAGATCCACCCCCTCGCCGAACACCAGCGCGCCCAGCAATGTGGCCCAGATCAGTTGCAGAAACGTCACCGGCTGCGTCACCGCCAGCGGCGCAGCCCGGAAGGCCCGCGTCATCGCGTAATGCCCCCCTGTCGCGAACCCCGCCACCAGCCCCAACCACGCCAATTGCGTCAGGCTCATCGGCACCCAGACCCAGATCGCCAGCGGCAACAGCCCCACCGTCACGCTCACCGACAGGATGCCCACGATGGCCCCAGCCGAAACCTGCTGGCTCAAACGCTTGGCAAACAGATAGGACACCGCAAAGAAACAGGCCGCGCCCAGCTGCGCGAAATGCCCATCCGTCACCTCGCGCAGTCCGGGGCGGATCACGATCAGCGCGCCCACCAGCGCCACCCCCACCGCCACGATCCGCCGCAGCGCCAGCGCCTCGCCAAAGAACAGCGCCGCGCCCAACGTCACCAGAACCGGGTTCAGATAGCCAATCGCCGTCACCTCGGCCACCGGGATGCGCGCCATGGCGTGAAACCACAGCACCACCGCCGCCGTATGCGCCAACCCGCGCCAGCCAAACAGCCGCAGCGTGCCGGGCGGAAATCCCGCCCGCATCAGCGGCCCCAGCGTCGGCAGCAGAAACACCACGCCCCAACCAAAGCGGACAAAGGCCGATTGCGCGGCGGGCAGGTCCGTCCCCAAATGGCGCACGATCCCGGTCACCGCCACGAAACACAGCCCCGTCAGCAGCATCCACAACGCCCCTTCCACGGGGCGGCCCAGATCGGTGACGGGGGGTTTGGCACTCATGGCGGCGACAAAACCCGATCCCCACGCCGCCCGCAAGGCCACAAGCGCCGCAGGCTCAGGCCGTCAGCGCCAGCTTGGCCGCAATCGCCCACATCGTGCAGCCCACCACCACCTCCAGCACCACCCAGGCACGCGGCTTGGCAAACACCGGCCCCAGCAACCGCGCCCCAAAGCCAAGCGCGCTGAAGAACACGAAAGACCCCGTCGCCGCGCCTGTTCCAAAAGCCACGCCATGCGGCGCATATTGCGTGCTGATCGACCCCAGCAGCACCACCGTATCCAGATAGACATGCGGATTGGCCCAGGTCAGCACCAGGCACGTCGCCAGCACCTTGCCCAACGGCGCGGCCCCACCCGGCGCGGGCATCAACGCCTCACCCCCGGCCCAGGCCGCGCGAAACCGCAGCGCGCCATAGACCACCAGAAAGGCCACACCCCCCCACAGCATCACATCCGCCAGCCACGGCACTGCCCCCGACACCAGCGCAAAGCCCCCGACCCCCGCCGCGATCAGCACCGCATCCGACAGCGCACAGGTCACCACCACCGCCAGCACATGCTCGCGCCGGATCCCCTGCCGCAGCACAAAGGCGTTCTGCGCCCCTATGGCCGCGATCAGGCTGATCGCCACCACAAACCCCGCCCCGGCCGCCTCAAGCATGGGCCAGCGCCTCCAGCGCCCGCAGCGCATCGCCCCGGCGATCCCATGGCACGAAAAGATGGTCATGGTGCAGCCCGGCAATCACGTTGCAGCTGATCCCTTCACGCGCCAGCGCGGCGGACAAGGCCGCCGTCAAACCCACCGCCGCAAGGTCACTGTGGATCGTCAGGCTGATCCGCCCCCAAGGCTCCGACGCCAGCCCCACCCCGGCCAGAACTTCCAGCGGGGCCACCACCGTCAGCCCCTCCACCTCGGCCACCGAGGCAAAGGGCGCAAAGGGCAAGGCCCCACCCGGCCACAGCGCAAAGCCATAGGCCGCCGAATGCAGCTCCGGCTCCATCCCGCGCAGCAACCGCCCGATATCCCGTTCGCCCATGGCACAGTCCCTCTCCTCGTTCCCCCTTGACCTACCGCCCCCACCCGTCACAATCCAATTAAAGAACCTGCCCCAACATTAGAAACTCTAATGCTCGATCCCGCCCAGCTTTCCGCCCTCGCCGCCGTTCACCGACGCGGCTCCTTTGACCTTGCCGCTGCCGAACTGCACGTCACCCCTTCGGCCATTTCCCAACGGCTCAAGGCGCTGGAGGAACGGATCGGCACCCTCCTTATCCGGCGCGGCACGCCCTGCACCGCCACCGCCACTGGCCTGCGCCTGATCCGCCACCATGATGAAGTGGTGCTGTTGGAACAGGCCCTCGCCGCCGAACTTCCCGGCACCACCCCCGGCCCGGCCACCCTGCGCATCGCGGTCAATGCCGACAGCCTCGCCACCTGGGTCATCCCCGCGCTGGCCGCGACCGAAGGCTTTCTTTACGACATCGTCATCGACGATCAGGATGTCTCGCAAGACTGGCTCCGCCGGGGTGAGGTTGCCGCCGCCGTCACCGCCCATCCCGGCCCGCTGCAGGGCTGCGACACCCTTCCCTTGGGCCGCCTGCGCTATCGCGCCACCGCCTCACCTGCCTATATCGAACGCTGGATGCCCGATGGCGCCAGCGCGCTGGCACTATCCCGCGCCCCCGCCTTGACCTTTTCCGACAAGGACCGCCTGCAACACCTCTGGGTCGATCAGCGCACCAGCGGACAAGCCAGCCGCGCAGGCTTTCCCGGCCACCGCCTCGCCTCGTCTCAGGGGTTTGTGGATGCCTGCCTTGCGGGCCTTGGCTGGGGGCTGAACCCCGAACCGCTCGTCGCGGTCCATCTTGCCAGCGGCAGGCTCGTCGACCTCGCCCCGGATCAGCCGCTTGATACCGCCTTGCACTGGCAATTTGCCCGCCTCACCGCGCCCGCGCTTGCCCCGCTCACCCGCGCCATGCAGCAAGCCGCGCGCGGCGTCCTGCTTCAGCCCTGACGCAGCACCCGGAACAACGCCATCGCGCCCAGCAGCACCAGCATCAGCCCGCCAATATCCGCCGCCGTCACGGTCACATAGGTCGCCATCCGCTCGCCCACGGAAAACCCATCACAGCACGGCCCCGCCATCACGCGCGGCACATTGCCGATCAGCGCGGCCACCAACCCCACCGCCATCAGCACGCGCCAGTTCGCCGCCCGCCCCTCGCCCCGCGCATCCAGCCCGGCCTTGCGAAACAGGTCAAAGCTCACTGGAACCGCCGCAACCTTGACCGCTAGGATCGTCAGCAACGCCCAGGACAGGCTCGACACGCCAAGAATCGCCCCCACCGCCAACACCGCCGCAGGCAGCATCAACGGCACCGCCATCCAGCCATAAACCCAGGTCAGCAACACCATCGCCCCAAAGGGCACGAACACAGCATGAAGCTGGCTGGTCACATGCGGCAAAACCACTTCCCGCAGGCCCTGCACCCCCTCGCCCAGCGCAAAGGCCAGCAGGATCAGCGCGGATACCAGGGAAAAATGCACAGCGGTGAACCGCATCGCGTTTCGCATCACATCCCCTCTCTTTCGCAGCCGCAGATCATCCCCGCCCTCAGGTCCGGGGCTCCACTGCCAGCACGTAATGCCCTGCCCGCGTATCGGGCGCGTGGGCAATCATCCCCCGCTGGACAAGGCTCTTCAGCGCCCTGTGATAGGTGGCCTGAGGAATGCTCGCCGCAAGCGGATGGTTCCGGATCGCATCGGATCGCGCCGCTTTCGGCGACCCGGTGCAAACCTCATTGATCGCATAAAGAACATCCCGCTCGTTCGGAGACAGGTCGACCAGCCCAAGGGTCGTTTCCATCTCGAACAGCAAGGCCCTCAACTGTGCAACGCTTTTGATATTCACAACGCGAACTTCCCGACGTTCCCCAACCCACATTTAACTTACGCTAGGAAAAGCTGCGCAGGCAACGGTCACCCGCATCTTTGACATAAATTAACAATTTGTGCCCAAAGCCCCGTTCTTTCTCTTGACAGCACGGCCCGAAGTAACAACTTTGGCGTGTATTGGCCGGTGAGATAACGTTTTTTTGGTTCCTTGGTTCCGACCGGCCCTCTGTGCGATGCCAGTTCCCTTCTGTGCGATCCCAGTGCCCAGCGATTCCCCACTTCCGCAGACCGTCCAATGAGTGCGCGCCCCATCAGATGACCGGTTACACACAAAGCCTCAGCATGGTTCCCGCCGCCGACCATCCCAATCCAGCCATCGCCGGCGAAGCAGGCCAGTCGCCCCGCTCTGCAAACATCGTGGTTTTTTGCGATCGGCCCGGCCCGCTTGACCCGCTGCTGGACTGGCTTGCAGAAAAAGGCGCGCAGATCACCCATTTCCCGCTCCGCCGCCTGCCGCTCGATTGGTTTGACACCTATGCCGGCAGCCATGATGTCGCCCTCGTCGACGCCGATTTCCTTGGGGACGAAGGCGCCATGATCGATTTCGGCATGCGCCTGCGCCGCTTCAGCCCCGCCATGCCGGTCATCATGGCCTCGCGCCGCGTGACGACCTCGGATTACTCCACCGAACGCATGGCGATCTGCGACGTGACGCTGCGCATGCCCGTCACCCGCGGCGACCTGCTCGAAGCCATGTCCGCCGCACTGGAAAACCACAGCTACTGGATGGAAAAGCGTGGTGACGGCCGCCCCCGGATCGCCGACGCCCCGCCACCCGCCGCCTGATACCGCGCGAGAATGCAAAAGGGCGGCCACAAGGGCCGCCCTTTCCAATTCCGCCCGATGGATCAGGCCAGTTGCGCCGCCACATCCTCGGGAATGTCGAAGTTGTGCGTCACGGTCTGCACATCGTCATCTTCTTCCAGCATGTCGATCAACCGCAACAGCTTGGTCGCCGTTTCCAGATCCACCTCGGTGCGCGATTGCGGCCGCCAGACCAGCTTGGATTCCAGCGATTCCCCCAGCGCCTTTTCCAGCGCATCCGATACGTCCGACAGGGCCTCGACGCTGCAATAGATCCAATGACCCTCGTCATCGGATTCCACGTCATCGGCCCCGGCATCCAGCGCCGCCATCATCACATCATCGGCCGACCCGACCGAGGCCGGATAGGAAATCTCGCCCACCCGGTCAAATGAATGGCTGACCGATCCGGTCTGCCCAAGGTTCCCGCCGCATTTCGTGAAATAGGACCGCACATTGCTGGCCGTGCGGTTCAGGTTGTCGGTCATCGATTCAACGATGATCGCAATCCCGTTCACGCCATAGCCTTCATAGCGGATTTCGCTGTAATCCTCGGCATCGCCGCCCATGGATTTCTTGATCGCGCGTTCGATCACGTCCTTGGGCATCGACACGGCCTTCGCGGCCTTCACCGCAAGGCGCAGACGCGGGTTCTTGTCGGGATCTGGGTCGCCCATCTTGGCGGCGACGGTGATCTCCTTCGCCAGCTTGGAAAACATCTTCGAGCGCAGCTTGTCCTGCTTGCCCTTGCGATGCTGGATATTCGCCCATTTAGAATGGCCTGCCATGACCCGTGCTCCGCTTCCCTGTGGGGTGATGCGGTCCTATACACAAGGCAGGCAGGGAACGGCAACCCCGCCCCTGCACTGGCCCATGGCCATAAGGCCGTCTCAGTCCCGCACAGGCGGGGGCGACGCAAAGGTCCAGACCTCCACCCCGTCGGTAATCTCCACACTGGCCAACGGCGCCACCACGCCCTCGGCCCCCAGCGCGCGGGTCAGTTCCGTCCAGAATTGGCGCAGCAAGTTGGGCCGGTCCACCAGCGTCACCCGGTAATCATAGCCCGGTCCGCAGGGCTCCAGCCGCCCCGCCCCGCCCGCCGCCGCCCAATCGGCGCGGCACACCGTGCCGTTGCTCAGGCTCACCGTCAGCACCTCGGATGACAGCCGCGCCGCCTGCGGCTCCACTCCGCCACCGGGCAGCGCGCATCCCGCCAGCACCGCCACCACCGCCAGACCCGCCATCACACGCATCGCATCTCTCCTCAAAGCGGCCAATCAAAGCGGCCAGATCAGCGGGATCAGGGCCGACGCCACCAATCCCGTGATGATGTTCAACGGGATCCCCACCCGCATGTAATCCGAAAACCGGTATCCGCCGGGGCCATAAACCATCATGTTGGTCTGATACCCCACCGGCGTGGCAAAAGCGACTGACGCCGAAAACATCACCGCCACCACGAACGGCCGCGCATCCAGCCCCAAAGATTGCGCCAGCTCGATCACGATCGGCGTATAGATTACCGCCACCGCGTTATTCGACAGGAACTCGGTCAGCACCAGCCCCAGGAAGTAAACGCTCAGGATCATCAAGAACGGCGACAGCCCAGCCATGGACGGCGCCACCGCCTCCACCATCAGCGACACCGCGCCCGAATGATCCAACCCCTGCCCCACCGCCAGCATGGCAAAGATCATCGCCAGAAGCCGCCCGTCGACAAAGGAAAACGCCTCTTCGGCATCCACACAGCGCGTGATCAGGATCACCGCCACCGCCATCAGCCCCAGCGCCAGAATGGGCGCCACGTCAAAGGCCGACAGCACCACGATCCCGGCCAGCGCCGCCACCGCGATCGGTGCCTTGGTCCGCCGGAACGGCTTGATCGACGGGCGGCTGATATCCACCAGATCCATATCCGCCGCCAGCCGCTGGATATCCTCCACCGCGCCTTCCAAAAGCAGCGTATCACCCACGCGCACCGTCAGGTCATCCAATTGCCGCCCGATATTCTGGTTCCGCCGATGCGCCGCCAGCACATAGACCCCGTACCGCCGCCGCAGCCGCAATTCGCCCAGCCGCCGCCCCTCCATCCGGCACCCGGGGGAAATCAGCACCTCCACCGTTTCCGTCTGGGTCGATGACAGCTTGTCCACCAGATGCAGGTCCTTGCGGTTCTGCAAACCCAGCAGTTCCGTCATCTCGGTCCGCAGCACCACGCGGTCCCCCGCCGCCAACACCACAGGCGCCAGATCGCGCCGCAGCGACGCATCCCCGCGCAGCACGTCGATCAGGCGCACGCCATCGCGCTTGAACAGGTCGATCTCCAGCACCGCCTGCCCGATCAACGGGCTGTCCTCGGGGATCGCCACTTCGGTGAAATACTTCATCTTGCGGCGGTCGCTCAGCAGCACGCCCATGCTCTGGCGCACCGGCAAAAGCTTGTCCGCCGTCAGCGCCAGAAAGGCCCCGCCCACAATGGTGATCGCAATGCCCAAAGGCGCGATTTCAAAGATCGAAAAATGCTCCAGCCCGTTCTCCGCCGCCACCCCGTCCACCAGCAGGTTGGTCGAGGTGCCGATCAGCGTGATCATCCCCCCCATCACCGTGACATAGGACAAGGGGATCAACAGCTTGGACGGCGCGGTCCCCATCTTCACGGCAATCTGCATCACCACCGGGATCATCACCGCCACCAAGGGCGTGTTGTTCATGAAGGCCGACGCCACCGCGATGAACCCGAACAGCACCACAATGGTCATCTTGGGTCGGTCGCCCACATGCCGCTCGGCCGCGCGGATCACCATTTCCACCGCGCCGGTCCGCACCAGCCCGCCCATCACCAGAAACATAAGAACGATGGTCCACGGCGCGGGGTTCGACAGCACCGAAATCCCATCCTTCACCGGCAGGATGCCCAGCACCAGCATCAACGCCGCCCCGCCCAGCGCCGTTACTTCCACCGGATAGGTCTCGCGCACGAACAGCCCAAGCATCCCCACCATGATGGCCATCGCCACCCAGGGTTGCCACTCTGCCGCTATCTCAAGACCAAACATCCCGTCCCCTCGCATAGCCTTCACAGCGCGTCAGGGGGTGGGCGCACCTCCCGCATCCGCCTGCTTGCGCGGGCTGACCAATGCCACACCGCACAGAAGCAAAACAAGCGAAAGCCAGAGTGTTGGGGAAAAACTTTCCCCCAAAAGCAGGATCGCCCAGAAAATCCCCGCCCCCGTGACGATATAGGAACATTGCGAAGCGAACACCGCCCCCGCCCGGAACGCCAGCCAGACATAGCCTGCATACATCAGCGCATGGATGGCCGAAGATCCGATCAGCGCCACCTCATCCCGCCCGAAATCGGCAAAGGGATTGTACATCTGCCCCGACACCAGCGCGACCGGCAAACAAAGCGCCAGCCCCATCACCGATGCCCCGAACATCGCCTGCACCGGGTCCATCTGTGCCGTGCCATAGCGCGCCACATAAAGCCCCTCCAACGCATAACAGAACGGGCCGATCAGGGCGACCGGCAGAAAGGCCGCCATCGCCGGATCGGGCAATACCGCACCGGGGGCCGCAATCAACCCCACAGCCGCCAACCCCAGCACCAACCCGGCCATGCGCGGCCAGGTAAAGCGCTCCATTCCCAACAACAGCGCAATCGGAAAGGCGATCACCGGCACCGCCGAAATGATCGTCGACATGATGCCCGATGGCAGCCGGGCCACCGACAGGTAAAAGGTCGCATTGGGCACCAGCGTGCCCAGAACCGCCACTATCCCATAAAACCGCAAGTTGGCCCTGCTGAACACCAGGCCCTTGCCCCGCGGCAGGCTCAAGGCCCCCAGGACCAGCACACAGATCACCAATTGCCAGAAAATGAGCCCGAAAGGCTGCGCCCCGCCCGTGGTGGCGATCTTTCCCAAAGGCTGGGTCAAACCCCAACCCATGCCCAACACAACCAACACGCCGATCAGCGCCCGCCGTCCAGGTCCCTGCGCTGCGCCGACGGTCGCGGTCACGGCGCACTCTCCTGTAACCGCCCGCCCACCCGCACCGGCACCACGCGCAGCGCCTTGCCCGTCCGGTCATCGGTCTCCACGAACACGCCCGACAGCGTGGCCTCGCCCTCGGCAGGCTCAAACCGCGCCTTGGGCATGCCAGTCACGAAACGGCGCAGCGGTTCCAGCTTTTCCATCCCAATCACGCTGTCATAATCCCCGCACATGCCCGCATCCGACAGATAGGCCGTGCCGCCTTTCAGGATCATCGCATCCGCCGTGGGCACATGCGTATGCGTCCCCACCACCAGCGAGGCCTGCCCGTCGCACCAATGCCCCATCCCCATCTTTTCCGATGTCGCCTCGGCATGCACATCGACAATCGCCGCCTGAACCGAGGCGCCAAGGGCATGGGTCTTCAGCACGCCTTCGATGGCTGAGAACGGGTCGTCAAAGGGCCGCTTCATGAACACCTGCCCCAGCACCTGCGCCACCAGCACCTTGCGCCCCTGCGTCGCGTTGAACACGCGCCAGCCCTTGCCGGGGGCCACCTTTGAGAAATTGATCGGCCGGATGATGCGCGGCTCGGTCTCGATAAAGCTCAGCATGTCCTTCTGGTCAAAGGCGTGATCGCCCAGCGTCAGGCAATCCGCCCCCGCCGCCAGCAACAGCCTCGCATGCTCCCCGGTCAGTCCCGCCCCGCTCGAGGCGTTCTCGCCATTGACCACCACGAAATCGAGGGCCCAGTCCACGCGCAGCCCCGGCAGCCGTGCCGCCACCGCCGCACGCCCCGCCCGCCCCATCACATCGCCCAGAAAAAGGATCCGCATCCCCCCGCCCTACGCCGCGCCACCGCAAACGGCAATCCCGTTCCCGACCCCGCCTGTCGCAAAACCTTGGCCCGCCGCAAAACCCCACCTCACCGCAAAACCACCATTTGCCGCTTCATCTTGGCCCAAATACCCAAATCCGCACGCACCACCCCGCGCTCCAGTCCCCAATCCGGGAAAGCTCCCACTCCGCACAAACGCACAGAACCCGGCAAAAAACCGCCCAGCCCTATCCGAATTTGTATGCACAGCCGTCTGCACCGGCATCTGCACCGGGCGCTGCACAGCCCATTTTCGCCAACCCCCTGATCCACAACGCCCTTCCCCCGCCTCACGCCACGCCCTACCTTGCCCGTATGATCCTTCCCCCACCCCTCACCGACTGGTTCTCCGCCCGTGGCTGGACGCTCCACCCGCACCAGCAGGCGATGCTGGCGCGCAGCGCCAACCCCGCCACGCTCCTCATCGCCCCCACCGGCGGCGGCAAGACGCTGGCCGGTTTCCTGCCCACCCTGGCCGAGCTTGGCACCCACCCGGCCAAGGGCCTGCACACGCTCTATATCTCGCCCCTCAAGGCCCTCACCGCCGACATCCGCCGCAACCTCCGCACGCCCGTCGAAGGCGCAGGCCTGCCCATCCGGATCGAGGATCGGACCGGCGACACCACCTATACCCAGCGCCGCCGCCAGCGCGCCGACCCGCCGCATATCCTGCTGACCACGCCAGAATCCCTCGCCCTCCTTCTCTCCTACGAAGATGCGCCAAGGATTTTCCAATCCCTCCAACGGGTTGTGATCGACGAACTTCACGCGCTGGCCGAATCCAAACGCGGCGACCAACTGATGCTGCTCCTTTCCCGCCTCGAAACCCTTGCCCCCGGCCTGCGCCGCGTCGGCCTCTCCGCCACGGTCGAAGACCCGCCCGCGCTGGCCCGCTATCTCGCCCCAACCCAATGCGACATCCTTCAGGCCGACCCCGGCCCCGACCCCGATATCGCCATGCTGGAAACCGACACCCCCCCGCCCTGGGCGGGCGGCGGTGGCCGCTATGCCATGCAGGCGATCCTCGATCAGGTCCGCCGCCACCGCACCACGCTGATCTTTCACAACACCCGCGCGCAGGCGGAACTCTTCTTCCACGATCTCTGGCTACAGAACGACGACGGGCTTCCCATCGGCATCCATCACGGCTCCCTTGCCCGCGAACAGCGCGAAAGGGTCGAGGCCGCGATGGTCGAAGGGAGGCTCCGCGCCATCGTCTGCACCGGCTCGCTCGACCTCGGCATTGACTGGGGCGATGTCGACCTCGTGATACAGGTCGGCGCGCCGAAGAACGTCAAACGCCTCGTGCAAAGGATCGGCCGTGCCAACCACCGCTACAACGCGCCCTCCAAGGCCCTCATCCTGCCCGCCAACCGGTTCGAAGTGGTGGAATGTCGCGCCGCGCTTGATGCCGTCCGCGATCACACGCTTGACGGCGAACCGCGCGGCCCCGGCCCGCGCGATGTGCTCTGCCAGCACATCCTGCTCACCGCCGCCGCAGGCCCCTTCGACGCCGATATTCTCTTTGCCGAGGTTGCGCGCGCAGGCCCTTACGCCGCCCTCACCCGCCCGGAATTCGACGCCTGCCTCGATTTCTGCGCCACCGGCGGCTATGCCCTGCGCGCCTATGACCGCTGGCAAAGGCTGTTGTTCCGCAACGATAAATGGCAGCTTCGCGATCCCCGCACCGCCGCCGTCATCCGCCAGAACCTTGGCACCATCATCGACACCGAAACCCTTAAGGTCCGGTTAAGAAATCGCCTCGGCGGCACGCCGCTGGGCGAGGTGGAGGAAGGCTTCGCCTCAACCCTCACCCCCGGCGACACCTTCCTCATCGG is a genomic window containing:
- a CDS encoding ligase-associated DNA damage response DEXH box helicase, encoding MILPPPLTDWFSARGWTLHPHQQAMLARSANPATLLIAPTGGGKTLAGFLPTLAELGTHPAKGLHTLYISPLKALTADIRRNLRTPVEGAGLPIRIEDRTGDTTYTQRRRQRADPPHILLTTPESLALLLSYEDAPRIFQSLQRVVIDELHALAESKRGDQLMLLLSRLETLAPGLRRVGLSATVEDPPALARYLAPTQCDILQADPGPDPDIAMLETDTPPPWAGGGGRYAMQAILDQVRRHRTTLIFHNTRAQAELFFHDLWLQNDDGLPIGIHHGSLAREQRERVEAAMVEGRLRAIVCTGSLDLGIDWGDVDLVIQVGAPKNVKRLVQRIGRANHRYNAPSKALILPANRFEVVECRAALDAVRDHTLDGEPRGPGPRDVLCQHILLTAAAGPFDADILFAEVARAGPYAALTRPEFDACLDFCATGGYALRAYDRWQRLLFRNDKWQLRDPRTAAVIRQNLGTIIDTETLKVRLRNRLGGTPLGEVEEGFASTLTPGDTFLIGGQVVRYEGLKEMTVEVTRQPGRDPKVATFNGTKFATSTLLTERILTKFQQDSWPDLPAHTASWLALQREVSRLPQPDRLLVESFPHDGREHLCIYGFAGRNAMQTFALLVTKRMEEQGLAPLGFVATDYATLIWGLDPVTDAAPLFDLRSLRDGLESWLGGNAVMKRTFRASAIIAGLIERSHQGRRKSGRQATFSSDILYDTLRKYDPDHLLLQVTREEAERGLVDFSRIEDMLARVEGRIDLIRLPRVTPLAAPLFLEPGRIPVQGAGRERMVEDAARRLMEEAGLA